The following coding sequences lie in one Mesorhizobium sp. DCY119 genomic window:
- a CDS encoding phosphoadenosine phosphosulfate reductase family protein, producing MGAPSNFILPDGNVQIAFSGGRTSGKMLHDIIQANQPWPADRVKVVFTNTGKERSETLDFVRECEERWGVPIVWLEYRLRWTGAPHDPKNKIFDTGAHSFEVVSYETASRNGEPFEQIIEYFGFLPNRVADFCSHNLKSRTARRYCVASGWKHWTTAIGIRADEPKRILKKQPKERYRVWYPLNEAGDTKHDVSLFWLFQPFDLELLNIDGVTPTGNCDGCFKKSERKRAEFARSEWHHAEWWSAQERKYGGTFDKTTSWDQLHEYISKQGDWLFGDNDALCQRDGGECAPW from the coding sequence ATGGGTGCGCCGTCAAACTTCATATTGCCCGATGGTAATGTGCAGATTGCGTTCTCAGGCGGTCGCACGTCCGGGAAGATGTTGCACGACATCATCCAGGCGAACCAACCCTGGCCCGCCGATCGGGTGAAGGTGGTTTTCACTAACACCGGCAAGGAGCGCAGTGAAACGCTCGATTTTGTGCGTGAGTGCGAAGAGCGATGGGGGGTTCCCATCGTCTGGCTTGAATATCGCCTGCGCTGGACTGGCGCGCCGCACGACCCGAAGAACAAGATTTTCGATACGGGAGCGCACAGCTTTGAGGTTGTTTCCTATGAGACGGCTAGCAGGAATGGCGAGCCGTTCGAACAGATCATCGAATACTTCGGGTTCCTGCCGAACCGGGTTGCAGATTTCTGTTCTCACAACCTGAAGAGCCGTACTGCAAGGCGCTACTGTGTGGCGTCAGGTTGGAAACACTGGACAACCGCGATAGGCATCCGTGCCGACGAGCCAAAGCGCATCCTGAAGAAGCAGCCAAAGGAGCGCTACCGCGTTTGGTATCCGCTCAATGAGGCTGGCGACACCAAACACGATGTCTCCCTCTTCTGGCTCTTCCAGCCCTTCGATCTCGAATTACTGAACATCGACGGCGTGACCCCAACCGGCAATTGCGACGGCTGCTTTAAGAAGTCCGAGCGGAAGCGTGCCGAGTTTGCTCGCAGCGAGTGGCACCACGCCGAATGGTGGTCCGCTCAGGAACGGAAATACGGCGGAACCTTCGACAAAACTACGTCATGGGACCAACTGCACGAGTACATCAGCAAACAAGGCGACTGGCTTTTCGGGGACAACGACGCCCTCTGTCAGCGCGACGGCGGGGAGTGCGCACCATGGTAA
- a CDS encoding tyrosine-type recombinase/integrase: MSEPKLTKRPGSDNWYIRGTNSAGRPVFRSTKTKDEATAKALLVQYQARVLVEKVHGPVATTTFDEAARAYIKDGGDQTYLLRQDREGRRHGLMPHFGDAKLASITQDDLDKAATALCRPGASRETLIRNVYTPFIAVWNFASSEVRKMAAPKKWQRPRKAKGTNVLRIAGTKRSGTRPVDYNRAAQFVANMSPAPAMVMTALFFTGLRPIELFALESSEVNVAGRWLVLHSTKTGEPRGVPIHEFLAPLFESLLKRGDLENDPRIFRTHKGEAYRPTEDGGGQLKTAIIGARRRSGILDISPYTARHSVSTGLVIAGVHPHIKDQILGHAADNMSRHYTNVPQAPLIEAINKLPVPDAWQALPWWQDPLAWSAKLVEGTGARNDLKEKRA, encoded by the coding sequence ATGTCAGAACCAAAACTCACCAAGCGTCCTGGAAGCGATAACTGGTACATCCGCGGTACCAACAGCGCAGGCCGACCGGTATTCCGATCTACTAAAACCAAAGACGAAGCAACTGCCAAGGCGCTCCTCGTCCAATATCAGGCGCGCGTCCTAGTCGAAAAGGTGCACGGCCCTGTCGCCACGACAACGTTTGACGAGGCGGCTCGCGCCTACATTAAAGACGGTGGCGACCAGACATATCTGCTCCGGCAAGACAGGGAGGGGCGGCGACATGGACTCATGCCCCACTTCGGCGACGCGAAGTTGGCATCCATTACGCAGGACGACCTCGACAAGGCTGCGACTGCGCTATGCCGTCCGGGCGCTAGCCGCGAGACATTGATTCGGAACGTCTATACTCCATTCATTGCCGTGTGGAATTTCGCTTCGTCTGAAGTTCGCAAGATGGCCGCGCCAAAGAAATGGCAACGGCCGCGCAAGGCCAAGGGCACAAACGTTCTTCGGATAGCAGGGACGAAGCGCAGCGGCACAAGGCCGGTCGACTACAATCGAGCGGCGCAATTTGTTGCCAATATGTCGCCGGCTCCGGCCATGGTGATGACGGCTTTGTTCTTTACCGGCCTTCGACCGATCGAACTTTTCGCGCTTGAATCATCGGAGGTGAATGTCGCCGGCCGCTGGCTGGTATTGCATAGCACCAAAACCGGAGAGCCGCGCGGCGTGCCAATTCATGAATTTCTGGCGCCTCTCTTCGAATCTCTTTTGAAGCGAGGGGATTTAGAAAACGACCCTCGGATATTTCGCACTCACAAGGGCGAGGCATACCGTCCGACCGAGGACGGTGGCGGCCAGCTCAAGACGGCTATTATCGGAGCCAGACGCCGAAGCGGCATACTCGACATAAGCCCCTATACGGCGCGCCACTCCGTTTCCACCGGCTTGGTGATTGCTGGCGTCCATCCGCACATTAAGGACCAGATACTCGGCCACGCGGCAGACAACATGTCGCGCCACTATACGAACGTTCCGCAAGCGCCACTCATCGAGGCAATCAATAAACTGCCCGTTCCTGACGCCTGGCAGGCGTTGCCGTGGTGGCAAGATCCCCTGGCTTGGAGTGCAAAGCTAGTCGAGGGAACCGGCGCGAGGAATGACTTGAAGGAGAAGCGGGCCTAG
- the murA gene encoding UDP-N-acetylglucosamine 1-carboxyvinyltransferase yields MDRIRIVGGNHLEGRIPISGAKNAALPLMIASLLTDDTLTLENVPHLADVEQLIRILGNHGVDYSVNGRRESQNEGYSRTINFTARNIVDTTAPYELVSKMRASFWVIGPLLARMGEAKVSLPGGCAIGTRPVDLFIEGLQALGADIDVDSGYILSKAKNRLRGNRYVFPKVSVGATHVLMMAATLARGETVLENAAREPEVVNLAECLIAMGAKIDGAGTSTITIEGVDALSGARHRVIPDRIETGTYAMAVAMAGGDVLLEGARADLLQGALDVLAQTGTEIIPVNSGIRVRRNGSGISPVDVTTEPFPGFPTDLQAQFMGLMTMAKGKSRITETIFENRFMHVQELARLGAHITLAGQTAIVEGVSKLKGAPVMATDLRASVSLVIAGLAAEGETVVNRVYHLDRGFERLEEKLSGCGATIERLSS; encoded by the coding sequence ATGGATCGCATAAGAATAGTCGGCGGCAATCATCTGGAAGGCCGCATCCCGATTTCCGGCGCCAAGAACGCCGCCCTGCCGCTGATGATTGCGTCGCTTTTGACTGACGACACGCTGACGCTGGAAAATGTGCCGCATCTGGCCGATGTCGAGCAGCTCATCCGCATTCTCGGCAATCACGGCGTCGACTATTCGGTCAACGGCCGCCGCGAAAGCCAGAATGAAGGCTATTCGCGCACTATCAATTTCACCGCCCGCAACATTGTCGACACCACCGCTCCCTACGAGCTGGTTTCCAAGATGCGCGCCAGCTTCTGGGTGATCGGGCCGCTGCTTGCCCGCATGGGCGAGGCCAAGGTTTCGCTGCCGGGCGGCTGCGCCATCGGCACGCGTCCGGTCGACCTGTTCATCGAGGGCCTGCAGGCGCTGGGCGCCGATATCGATGTCGACAGCGGCTACATCCTCTCCAAGGCCAAGAACCGGCTCCGGGGCAACCGCTACGTCTTCCCGAAGGTTTCCGTCGGCGCAACGCATGTGCTGATGATGGCAGCAACGCTGGCGCGCGGTGAAACCGTGCTGGAAAACGCCGCCCGCGAGCCGGAAGTCGTCAACCTTGCCGAATGCCTCATCGCCATGGGCGCCAAGATCGACGGTGCCGGCACCTCGACCATCACCATCGAAGGCGTCGATGCGCTGTCCGGTGCGCGTCACCGTGTCATCCCCGACCGCATCGAAACCGGCACCTATGCCATGGCGGTTGCCATGGCTGGCGGCGACGTGCTGCTGGAAGGTGCGCGCGCCGACCTGCTGCAAGGCGCGCTCGACGTGCTCGCGCAGACCGGCACCGAGATCATTCCGGTCAATTCCGGCATTCGCGTTCGCCGCAACGGCTCAGGCATCTCGCCGGTCGACGTGACGACCGAGCCTTTCCCCGGCTTCCCGACCGATCTCCAGGCGCAGTTCATGGGCCTGATGACCATGGCCAAGGGCAAATCCCGCATTACCGAGACGATCTTCGAGAACCGCTTCATGCATGTGCAGGAGCTTGCCCGCCTCGGCGCGCACATCACGCTTGCCGGCCAGACCGCCATCGTGGAGGGCGTTTCCAAGCTCAAGGGCGCGCCGGTGATGGCGACGGACCTGCGCGCTTCGGTGTCGCTGGTCATCGCCGGGCTGGCTGCCGAAGGCGAAACCGTGGTCAACCGCGTCTATCACCTCGATCGCGGTTTCGAGCGGCTTGAAGAGAAGCTTTCCGGCTGTGGTGCGACCATCGAGCGCCTGTCTTCGTAG
- a CDS encoding DUF2948 family protein — protein MDQLKLVALDEQDLKIVSAHVQDAVMKVGDLDFSASAKRFIMSVNRFAWETRTGFFRPHYERRKSVLDFNRVLGVRATGIDREKPEDVLSLLAIQFHERDAPAGAIELIFAGGGAIALQVECIEARLADLGAAWEASSRPIHKA, from the coding sequence ATGGACCAGCTTAAACTCGTCGCACTCGACGAACAGGATTTGAAGATCGTCTCGGCGCATGTCCAGGACGCCGTCATGAAGGTCGGCGACCTGGATTTTTCCGCGTCGGCCAAGCGCTTCATCATGAGCGTCAACCGTTTCGCCTGGGAAACCAGGACCGGCTTCTTCCGTCCGCATTATGAGCGCCGCAAGAGCGTGCTGGATTTCAACCGCGTGCTCGGCGTCAGGGCAACCGGCATCGACCGTGAAAAGCCCGAGGACGTTCTCTCTCTCCTGGCGATACAATTTCACGAAAGAGACGCACCTGCTGGCGCCATCGAACTGATTTTCGCCGGCGGCGGCGCAATCGCGCTGCAGGTCGAGTGCATCGAAGCGCGCCTGGCCGATCTGGGCGCTGCCTGGGAAGCAAGTTCCCGCCCCATACACAAAGCATGA
- the hisD gene encoding histidinol dehydrogenase, whose translation MAITLNTSDADFETRFAAFLTTKREASPDVDAVVRTIIADVRARGDAVLKELTLKFDRADLDKLGIAVSKEDIAQAYRDANPATVEALKFARDRIRSHHQRQRPQDDRYVDPIGVELGSRWTAVEAVGLYVPGGTASYPSSVLMNAVPAVVAGVERIVMVVPATGGSINPLVLVAADIAGVSEIYRIGGAQAVAALAYGTETIAPVAKIVGPGNAYVAAAKRQVFGTVGIDMIAGPSEVLVVADADNDPDWIAADLLAQAEHDESAQSILITDDAGFGKAVEAAVERQLKSLSRAETAAASWRDFGAVILVKDIDQAIPLANRIAAEHLELAVADPEALLPKIRNAGAIFIGRHTPEVIGDYVGGSNHVLPTARSARFSSGLSVLDFMKRTSLLKLGPDQLRALAPAAIALATAEGLDAHGRSVAIRLNLQE comes from the coding sequence ATGGCAATTACGCTCAACACATCCGATGCCGATTTCGAGACGCGCTTTGCGGCGTTTCTGACGACCAAGCGTGAAGCTTCGCCGGATGTGGATGCAGTGGTGCGGACCATCATTGCCGATGTGCGCGCACGCGGCGACGCCGTGCTCAAGGAATTGACGCTGAAGTTCGACCGTGCCGATCTGGACAAGCTCGGCATCGCCGTGTCGAAGGAAGATATCGCGCAGGCCTATCGCGATGCCAACCCAGCGACCGTGGAAGCACTGAAATTCGCCCGCGACCGCATCCGCTCGCACCATCAGCGCCAGCGTCCGCAGGACGACCGCTACGTCGACCCGATCGGCGTCGAACTCGGCTCCCGCTGGACCGCCGTCGAGGCCGTCGGCCTCTATGTGCCGGGCGGCACCGCAAGCTACCCCAGCTCGGTGCTGATGAATGCGGTTCCGGCTGTCGTTGCCGGCGTCGAGCGCATCGTCATGGTCGTGCCGGCCACGGGCGGCAGCATCAATCCGCTGGTTCTGGTGGCGGCCGATATTGCCGGCGTCAGCGAAATCTATCGTATCGGCGGCGCGCAGGCCGTCGCTGCCCTTGCCTATGGCACCGAAACGATCGCGCCGGTGGCCAAGATCGTCGGGCCGGGCAATGCCTATGTCGCGGCGGCCAAGCGGCAGGTGTTCGGCACCGTCGGCATCGACATGATCGCCGGCCCATCGGAAGTGCTGGTCGTCGCCGACGCGGACAATGATCCTGACTGGATCGCCGCCGACCTTCTGGCACAGGCCGAGCACGACGAATCGGCACAGTCGATCCTGATCACCGACGACGCCGGTTTCGGCAAGGCAGTCGAGGCAGCCGTCGAACGCCAGCTCAAGTCGCTCTCGCGGGCGGAAACCGCAGCCGCAAGCTGGCGCGATTTCGGCGCGGTGATCCTGGTGAAGGATATCGACCAGGCGATCCCGCTGGCCAACCGTATCGCTGCCGAGCATCTCGAACTCGCCGTCGCCGACCCTGAAGCGCTGCTGCCCAAAATCCGCAATGCCGGCGCGATCTTCATCGGGCGCCATACGCCCGAAGTCATCGGCGACTATGTCGGCGGCTCGAACCATGTGCTGCCGACGGCGCGGTCCGCACGGTTTTCCTCCGGGCTTTCAGTGCTGGATTTCATGAAGCGCACGTCGCTGCTGAAGTTAGGGCCGGACCAGTTGCGCGCGCTTGCGCCGGCGGCGATCGCTCTCGCCACGGCCGAAGGGCTCGACGCGCATGGCCGCTCCGTCGCCATCAGATTGAACCTGCAAGAGTGA
- a CDS encoding UPF0262 family protein, with protein sequence MDDVTRQRSRLIDVALDESIGRSTPDIEHERAVAIFDLIEENSFQPANDEGNGPYKLKLSMIDSRLVFAITHEDDSPVMTHILSLTPFRRIVKDYFMVCESYYEAIRTSTPSQIEAIDMGRRGLHNEGSQTLMDRLAGKIDIDFDTARRVFTLVCVLHWRG encoded by the coding sequence ATGGACGACGTCACCCGCCAACGCTCCAGACTGATCGACGTCGCGCTTGACGAATCGATCGGCCGTTCGACGCCCGACATCGAGCACGAGCGGGCGGTGGCGATTTTCGACCTCATCGAGGAAAACAGCTTTCAGCCGGCCAATGACGAGGGCAACGGACCCTACAAGCTGAAGCTCTCGATGATCGATTCCCGGCTGGTCTTTGCCATCACGCATGAAGACGACAGCCCGGTGATGACCCATATCCTGTCGCTGACGCCGTTCCGCCGCATCGTCAAAGATTATTTCATGGTCTGTGAGAGCTATTACGAGGCCATCCGCACTTCCACGCCGAGCCAGATCGAGGCGATCGACATGGGCCGCAGGGGACTTCACAACGAAGGCTCGCAGACGCTGATGGACCGGCTTGCCGGCAAGATAGACATCGACTTCGACACGGCGCGCCGCGTCTTCACGCTCGTCTGCGTATTGCACTGGCGGGGTTAG
- a CDS encoding low molecular weight phosphatase family protein, whose protein sequence is MCGMNVVRSPMAELLARKVLPATTFVASAGVRTGERDPFVDAVLAEDGLSLNDRQPRSLDELEDDYFDLIVTLAPEAHHAALELTRSMAVDVEYWPTADPTTATGTREQIMAAYRDVRERLKARIAQRFLP, encoded by the coding sequence ATGTGCGGCATGAACGTCGTGCGCTCTCCCATGGCCGAGCTTCTGGCCCGAAAGGTGCTGCCGGCTACGACCTTCGTCGCCTCGGCAGGCGTGCGCACGGGCGAGCGCGACCCTTTCGTCGATGCCGTACTTGCCGAAGACGGGCTGTCGCTGAACGATCGCCAGCCGCGTTCGCTGGACGAGCTGGAAGACGATTATTTCGACCTGATCGTGACGCTGGCGCCGGAAGCACACCACGCAGCACTGGAACTCACGCGCTCCATGGCCGTCGATGTCGAATACTGGCCGACAGCCGACCCGACCACGGCGACCGGCACGCGCGAGCAGATCATGGCCGCCTACCGCGATGTGCGCGAGCGGCTGAAAGCCAGAATCGCCCAGCGTTTCCTTCCGTGA
- the infA gene encoding translation initiation factor IF-1: MPKEEVLEFPGTVTELLPNAMFRVKLENEHEIIAHTAGRMRKNRIRVLTGDKVLVEMTPYDLTKGRITYRFK, translated from the coding sequence ATGCCGAAGGAAGAAGTCCTCGAGTTTCCGGGCACGGTAACAGAACTGCTGCCGAACGCGATGTTTCGCGTCAAGCTCGAAAACGAACACGAAATCATTGCCCACACGGCCGGCCGCATGCGCAAGAACCGCATCCGCGTGCTGACGGGCGACAAGGTCCTCGTCGAAATGACGCCATATGACCTGACCAAGGGCCGCATCACCTACCGTTTCAAGTAA
- a CDS encoding Maf-like protein has translation MSAFQKLVLASASPRRIELLQQAGLEPDRLLPADVDETPLRAEHPRSLAKRLSKAKAEKALESLKTEPDFAGAFILAADTVVAVGRRILPKAELIDEASNCLKLLSGRSHRVYSGVCLITPDGKLRQRLVETRVRFKRLGREELESYLASGEWRGKAGGYAVQGLAGTFVVKLVGSYTNVVGLPLYETVGLLTAEGFKVHFNWLSGARA, from the coding sequence ATGAGCGCTTTCCAGAAGCTTGTGCTTGCCTCGGCTTCGCCGCGCCGGATCGAGCTTCTGCAGCAGGCGGGCCTCGAGCCCGACCGGCTGCTGCCGGCCGATGTCGACGAGACGCCGCTGCGCGCCGAGCATCCGCGCTCGCTGGCCAAGCGCCTGTCCAAGGCCAAGGCGGAGAAGGCGCTCGAATCGCTGAAGACCGAACCTGACTTTGCCGGCGCTTTCATCCTGGCCGCCGATACCGTCGTTGCCGTCGGGCGGCGGATCCTGCCCAAGGCGGAACTGATCGACGAGGCTTCGAACTGCCTCAAGCTTCTTTCCGGTCGCTCGCACCGCGTCTATTCCGGTGTCTGCCTGATCACGCCGGACGGCAAGCTGCGCCAGCGGCTGGTGGAAACACGCGTGCGCTTCAAGCGGCTGGGTCGCGAGGAACTGGAAAGCTATCTCGCTTCGGGCGAATGGCGCGGCAAGGCCGGCGGTTATGCCGTGCAGGGACTGGCCGGCACCTTCGTCGTCAAGCTCGTCGGCTCCTACACCAATGTCGTCGGCCTGCCGCTCTACGAGACGGTCGGCCTGCTGACTGCGGAAGGCTTCAAGGTGCATTTCAACTGGCTGTCGGGAGCGCGGGCATGA
- the yacG gene encoding DNA gyrase inhibitor YacG, translated as MSADAPGNVTPLRPKRPCPECGKPSARETYPFCSTRCKNVDLNRWLSGSYAIPVRDDEEEQGDDPAN; from the coding sequence ATGAGTGCCGACGCCCCAGGCAACGTCACGCCGCTGCGCCCGAAGCGGCCCTGCCCCGAATGCGGCAAGCCATCTGCGCGCGAAACCTACCCGTTCTGCTCGACGCGGTGCAAGAATGTCGATCTCAACCGCTGGCTTTCCGGCAGCTATGCCATTCCGGTTCGCGACGACGAGGAAGAGCAAGGCGACGACCCCGCGAATTAG
- a CDS encoding YMGG-like glycine zipper-containing protein — protein MRKMIIALAAVVALSGCTSTERDVGIGAGAGAIIGGIAGGGRGALIGAGAGALGGLLVRNLRNGYCQYRDRHGRIYTARCR, from the coding sequence ATGCGTAAAATGATCATTGCACTAGCCGCTGTAGTTGCACTGAGCGGCTGTACCTCAACCGAACGGGATGTTGGTATAGGTGCGGGTGCCGGCGCCATCATCGGTGGCATTGCTGGCGGCGGCAGAGGCGCGCTGATCGGTGCCGGCGCGGGTGCACTCGGCGGCCTGCTGGTGCGCAACCTGCGCAACGGCTACTGCCAGTATCGCGACCGTCACGGCCGCATCTACACCGCGCGCTGCCGGTGA
- a CDS encoding GntR family transcriptional regulator, with amino-acid sequence MADKTQFGLTAVDTVPLHEKVYLELVRALMSGQFAPGQKLTSRKVAKELGTSDMPVRSAFMRLQALRALSPMPNGSMEVPMISAARFSELTAVRMILEGSATELAAQRINGNNLRTVRRHCTELTEAARKGDIDDYLRKNYNFKFSIYRHCGNEQMIFLIETVWMQVGPFLRNLTTGFENNLASILDIDYHEEAVAAIEEHDGARARAAITRDINDGATHLLKHVKFPEARA; translated from the coding sequence ATGGCCGATAAAACCCAATTCGGACTGACTGCAGTCGACACCGTTCCCCTGCACGAGAAGGTCTATCTCGAGCTTGTGCGGGCGCTGATGTCGGGCCAGTTCGCACCCGGCCAGAAGCTGACGTCGCGCAAGGTCGCCAAGGAACTCGGCACCAGCGACATGCCGGTGCGCAGTGCCTTCATGCGCCTGCAGGCGCTGCGGGCGCTGAGCCCGATGCCCAACGGCAGCATGGAAGTGCCGATGATTTCCGCTGCCCGGTTCTCGGAACTGACTGCCGTGCGCATGATCCTGGAAGGTTCGGCAACCGAACTCGCCGCCCAACGCATCAACGGAAACAACCTGCGCACGGTCCGCCGTCATTGCACCGAACTGACCGAGGCGGCCCGCAAGGGCGACATCGACGACTATCTGCGCAAGAACTACAATTTCAAGTTCTCCATCTACCGCCATTGTGGCAACGAGCAGATGATCTTCCTGATCGAAACCGTATGGATGCAGGTGGGCCCGTTTCTGCGGAACCTGACAACCGGGTTCGAGAACAATCTCGCGTCCATTCTCGACATCGACTACCACGAGGAAGCAGTGGCTGCGATCGAGGAACATGATGGCGCGCGGGCACGCGCGGCCATCACGCGCGACATAAACGACGGCGCGACACATCTTTTGAAACACGTCAAATTCCCCGAAGCGCGCGCCTGA
- a CDS encoding MOSC N-terminal beta barrel domain-containing protein, which produces MTALPFRVESLHIYPLKSGAGLPVETARLEPEGLVGDRRMMVVDEEGNCITARKTSKLMQVRTHLDGDEVVLTAPGMPVLGFVRGSLRRTDTVTIWGDSVIVLDAGDAVSQWLQDFLGRPCRLVVKGGQTHRPLGLGGGGTVSFADTAPLLLTNAASLADMNRFLETEAEMQRFRPNLVVTGPDAYAEDGWASVRIGGIEFEVAGACDRCVMITLDPRTGEGRPDHEPLALLGKQRRGEDGKAYFGQFLIPRTMGRLTVGDPVEVLARKVPITILPDSAVPVTRLPSTAGATGTSNARGRERLLRCVAVIDETHDFRTFRFQLEPGEGIDYKPGQFITLLLDIDGQTVRRNYTISSSPSRPHHISVTVKRVEGGHISNWLHDTLKPGDTLRSLGPNGRFHLAAAGSAERLLLLSAGSGITPMMSMLRFIADANLPLDIHFHHSARNAEDVSFLHELALLRRQMGERLRLSWNLTGANAAEEMLASTRFGEDSRPNVLTGRLDEAVLRAACPDLADRLVFCCGPDGFRSKARQIYEVWQPTPKHPFLEETFGPDRSAAPEAEIGTYKVSFLKSGKSVEGEGAVTVLELARKAGVELPADCEAGICGTCRCKVVSGEWRIAPNAADPERAALSDEEKQSGYILACSTNPVGAVELEI; this is translated from the coding sequence ATGACCGCTTTGCCTTTTCGTGTCGAAAGCCTGCACATCTATCCGCTGAAGTCCGGTGCCGGCCTGCCCGTCGAAACTGCGCGGCTTGAGCCGGAAGGGCTCGTCGGCGACCGGCGCATGATGGTCGTGGACGAAGAGGGAAACTGCATCACCGCCCGCAAGACTTCGAAGCTAATGCAGGTCCGCACGCATCTCGATGGCGACGAGGTGGTGCTGACTGCGCCCGGCATGCCGGTGCTTGGCTTTGTGCGTGGCTCTCTGCGCCGGACCGACACGGTGACAATCTGGGGTGACAGCGTGATCGTGTTGGACGCCGGGGATGCTGTTTCGCAATGGCTGCAGGATTTTCTCGGCAGGCCGTGCCGCCTTGTGGTGAAGGGCGGCCAGACCCATCGCCCGCTCGGATTGGGCGGTGGCGGCACCGTCAGCTTTGCCGATACCGCGCCGCTGCTCCTGACCAATGCAGCATCGCTCGCCGACATGAACCGCTTCCTCGAAACCGAGGCTGAAATGCAGCGGTTCCGGCCTAATCTGGTCGTCACCGGGCCGGACGCCTATGCGGAAGACGGCTGGGCGTCGGTGCGAATCGGCGGGATCGAGTTCGAGGTGGCGGGCGCTTGCGACCGCTGCGTCATGATCACGCTCGATCCGCGCACGGGCGAAGGCCGGCCGGATCACGAGCCTCTTGCCCTGCTGGGCAAGCAGCGGCGCGGTGAGGACGGCAAGGCCTATTTCGGCCAGTTCCTGATCCCGCGCACCATGGGACGATTGACAGTCGGCGACCCTGTCGAAGTCCTTGCGCGCAAAGTCCCGATCACCATCCTGCCGGACTCTGCCGTGCCCGTCACGCGGCTGCCTTCGACTGCCGGCGCCACAGGTACCTCGAATGCCCGCGGGCGCGAAAGGCTGCTTCGCTGCGTGGCCGTCATCGACGAAACGCACGACTTCCGCACCTTCCGCTTCCAGCTGGAGCCGGGCGAGGGCATCGACTACAAGCCCGGCCAGTTCATCACGCTGCTGCTCGATATCGACGGGCAGACTGTGCGGCGCAACTATACGATTTCTTCGTCGCCGTCGCGGCCGCACCATATTTCAGTGACGGTCAAGCGGGTCGAAGGCGGTCACATCTCGAACTGGCTGCACGACACGCTGAAGCCGGGCGACACCCTTCGCTCACTCGGTCCCAATGGCCGCTTCCATCTTGCGGCCGCTGGTTCGGCCGAGCGCCTTCTGTTGCTGTCGGCCGGCAGCGGCATCACGCCGATGATGTCGATGCTGCGCTTCATTGCCGATGCCAACCTGCCGCTCGACATCCATTTCCACCACAGTGCGCGCAATGCGGAGGACGTTTCCTTTCTGCACGAACTGGCGTTGCTGCGCCGGCAGATGGGGGAACGGCTGCGGCTGTCCTGGAATCTCACCGGCGCCAACGCCGCGGAGGAGATGCTTGCGTCCACCCGCTTCGGAGAAGATAGCCGGCCCAATGTCTTGACCGGACGGCTCGATGAGGCTGTGCTGCGCGCGGCCTGTCCTGATCTTGCCGACCGCCTCGTCTTCTGCTGCGGACCCGATGGGTTTCGCAGCAAGGCCCGGCAGATCTATGAGGTCTGGCAGCCCACGCCGAAACACCCGTTTCTGGAGGAAACCTTCGGCCCGGATCGCTCGGCTGCACCCGAAGCCGAGATAGGCACCTACAAGGTATCTTTCCTGAAGAGCGGCAAGTCGGTGGAAGGCGAGGGGGCCGTCACCGTGCTCGAACTCGCCCGAAAGGCTGGCGTTGAACTGCCTGCCGATTGCGAGGCGGGCATCTGCGGCACCTGCCGCTGCAAGGTCGTTTCGGGCGAGTGGCGCATCGCTCCCAACGCCGCCGATCCCGAACGCGCGGCACTTTCCGACGAGGAAAAACAGTCAGGCTACATCCTGGCCTGCTCGACCAACCCGGTCGGCGCCGTCGAACTGGAGATCTGA